In one Micromonospora polyrhachis genomic region, the following are encoded:
- the fdh gene encoding formate dehydrogenase: MGVRTWIEGWPVYRQLVGTDPLGLGAAAKSARSMALTPRTETADSMARSVCPYCAVGCGQRVYVTDGRVTQIEGDPDSPISRGRLCPKGAASKNLVTSELRQQKVRYRRPYGTQWEDLDLATAMDMIADRIIAARDETWEETDEAGYLLRRTLGIASLGGATLDNEENYLIKKLFTAMGAIQIENQARIUHSATVPGLGTSLGRGGATGFQQDLVNADCVIIQGSNMAECHPVGFQWVMAAKERGARVIHVDPRFTRTSAMADTHVPIRAGTDIAFLGGIVRYILDNELDFREYVLAYTNAATIVSEDYRDADDLDGLFSGYQPETASYDQTTWQYHGQERDGGSGDTATQRETGAGLEHESHGVPVGGDTERDETLRHPRCVYQILRRHYARYTPELVERVCGVPRDLFEEVARAWTANSNRERTTALVYSVGWTQHSVGVQYIRTGAIIQLLLGNIGRPGGGVLALRGHASIQGSTDIPTLFNLLPGYLPMPQHTTHPTFDKWVDTMRHPQQRGFWGDADRFAASLLKAYWGEAATPDNDFCYDYLPRISGDHGTYQQVLDMIDGKIKGYFLLGQNPAVGSANGRAQRLGMANLDWLVVRDLFMIESATFWKEGPEVETGEIVPEQCRTEVFFIPAASHVEKEGTFTQTQRLLQWREKAVEPPGDCRSELWFFYHLGRIIREKLAPANRDRDRPLLDLNWNYPTHGPHAEPSAEAVLYEINGYDVTTGRPLASYTEMKADGSTAGGCWIYSGVYADGINQAARRKPGREQSWVAPEWGWAWPANRRTLYNRASADPEGRPWSERKAYVWWDPAVGEWVGHDVPDFEKTKPPSYRPPPGATGVAGISGTDAFIMQGDGKGWLYAPAGTLDGPLPTHYEPAESPVRNPLYGQQANPTRKVYDRPENPTNPSPPQPHWDVFPYVFTVSRLTEHHTAGGMSRNVKYLAELQPEMFLEVSPELAVERGLTHLGWAHVITTRAVVEARVLVTGRVTPLRIDGRIVHQIWLPYHWGDQGLSRGDSANDLFGIVLDPNVLIQESKVGTCDLRTGRRPRGPALRELVDDYRRRSGTANGQYPPMLTTDGDSGHD, translated from the coding sequence GTACGGCACACAGTGGGAGGACCTCGACCTCGCCACCGCCATGGACATGATCGCCGACCGGATAATCGCCGCTCGCGACGAGACCTGGGAGGAGACCGACGAGGCCGGTTATCTCCTGCGCCGGACCCTCGGCATCGCCAGTCTTGGCGGCGCGACGCTGGACAACGAGGAGAACTACCTCATCAAGAAGTTGTTCACCGCCATGGGCGCGATCCAGATCGAGAACCAGGCCCGCATTTGACACTCCGCCACCGTCCCCGGTCTGGGGACCAGCCTCGGCCGTGGCGGCGCTACCGGGTTCCAGCAGGACCTGGTCAACGCGGACTGCGTCATCATCCAGGGCTCCAACATGGCCGAGTGCCACCCGGTCGGGTTCCAGTGGGTGATGGCAGCCAAGGAGCGCGGGGCTCGGGTCATCCACGTCGATCCGAGGTTCACCCGGACCAGCGCCATGGCCGACACCCATGTGCCGATCCGGGCCGGCACCGACATCGCCTTCCTCGGCGGGATCGTCCGGTACATCCTCGACAACGAACTGGACTTCCGGGAGTACGTCCTGGCGTACACCAACGCGGCGACCATCGTCAGTGAGGACTACCGGGACGCCGACGACCTGGACGGGCTCTTCTCCGGGTACCAACCGGAGACGGCCAGCTACGACCAGACGACCTGGCAGTACCACGGCCAGGAGCGTGACGGCGGGAGCGGTGACACCGCCACGCAGCGGGAGACCGGTGCCGGCCTGGAGCACGAGTCGCACGGTGTGCCGGTCGGCGGCGACACCGAACGGGACGAGACGTTGCGCCACCCGCGCTGCGTCTACCAGATCCTCAGACGGCACTACGCCCGCTACACGCCGGAGCTGGTCGAGCGGGTCTGCGGCGTGCCCCGGGACCTGTTCGAGGAGGTGGCCCGCGCCTGGACGGCCAACTCCAACCGGGAACGCACCACCGCCCTGGTCTACTCCGTCGGCTGGACCCAGCACAGTGTCGGTGTGCAGTACATCCGTACCGGGGCGATCATCCAGTTGCTGCTGGGCAACATCGGCCGCCCCGGCGGCGGCGTACTCGCGCTGCGCGGGCACGCCAGCATCCAGGGCTCCACCGACATCCCGACCCTGTTCAACCTGCTACCCGGCTACCTGCCGATGCCACAGCACACGACCCACCCGACCTTCGACAAGTGGGTCGACACCATGCGGCATCCGCAGCAACGGGGCTTCTGGGGCGACGCCGACCGGTTCGCGGCGAGCTTGCTCAAGGCGTACTGGGGGGAGGCGGCCACCCCGGACAACGACTTCTGCTACGACTACCTGCCCAGGATCAGCGGCGACCACGGTACCTACCAACAGGTGCTCGACATGATCGACGGCAAGATCAAGGGCTACTTCCTGCTCGGGCAGAACCCGGCGGTCGGCTCGGCGAACGGCCGTGCCCAGCGGCTGGGCATGGCCAACCTGGACTGGCTCGTCGTCCGGGACCTGTTCATGATCGAAAGCGCTACCTTCTGGAAGGAAGGACCCGAGGTCGAGACCGGTGAGATCGTGCCGGAGCAGTGCCGCACCGAGGTGTTCTTCATCCCCGCCGCCTCACACGTGGAGAAGGAGGGCACCTTCACCCAGACCCAGCGGCTGTTGCAGTGGCGGGAGAAGGCCGTCGAACCGCCCGGCGACTGCCGCTCGGAACTGTGGTTCTTCTACCACCTCGGCCGGATCATCCGGGAGAAACTGGCACCCGCCAACCGGGACCGCGACCGGCCCCTGCTCGACCTCAACTGGAACTACCCCACCCACGGTCCGCACGCGGAGCCGAGCGCCGAGGCGGTGCTCTACGAGATCAACGGGTACGACGTGACCACCGGCCGCCCGCTGGCCTCGTACACGGAGATGAAGGCCGACGGCTCCACCGCCGGCGGCTGCTGGATCTACTCCGGTGTGTACGCCGACGGGATCAACCAGGCCGCCCGGCGCAAGCCCGGCCGGGAACAGAGCTGGGTGGCCCCCGAGTGGGGCTGGGCCTGGCCGGCCAACCGGCGCACCCTCTACAACCGCGCCTCGGCCGACCCGGAAGGGCGGCCGTGGAGCGAACGCAAGGCGTACGTCTGGTGGGACCCGGCCGTCGGTGAGTGGGTCGGCCACGACGTGCCGGACTTCGAGAAGACCAAGCCGCCGTCCTACCGCCCGCCCCCGGGCGCCACCGGTGTGGCGGGGATCAGCGGGACCGACGCGTTCATCATGCAGGGCGACGGGAAGGGCTGGCTCTACGCGCCGGCCGGCACCCTCGACGGCCCGCTACCCACCCACTACGAGCCGGCCGAGTCACCGGTGCGCAATCCGCTCTACGGCCAGCAGGCCAACCCCACTCGCAAGGTCTACGACCGGCCGGAGAACCCGACCAACCCGAGCCCGCCCCAACCACACTGGGACGTCTTCCCGTACGTCTTCACGGTCAGCCGACTCACCGAGCACCACACCGCCGGGGGCATGAGCCGCAACGTGAAGTACCTGGCCGAGTTGCAGCCGGAGATGTTCCTGGAGGTCTCCCCGGAACTGGCCGTCGAGCGCGGCCTGACCCACCTCGGCTGGGCCCACGTGATCACCACCCGGGCCGTCGTCGAGGCCCGGGTCCTGGTCACCGGCCGGGTCACCCCGCTGCGCATCGACGGGCGGATCGTCCACCAGATCTGGCTGCCGTACCACTGGGGAGATCAGGGGCTGAGCCGGGGGGATTCGGCCAACGACCTGTTCGGGATCGTCCTCGACCCTAATGTGCTGATTCAGGAGAGCAAGGTCGGCACCTGTGACCTGCGAACCGGCCGCCGACCCCGGGGACCGGCCCTGCGGGAACTGGTTGACGACTACCGCCGGCGCTCCGGCACCGCCAACGGGCAGTACCCGCCGATGCTGACCACGGACGGAGATTCCGGCCATGACTGA
- a CDS encoding 4Fe-4S dicluster domain-containing protein codes for MTETITRYEPGEPAAAAGYVDAPPRMGFFTDTTLCIGCKACEVACKEWNQVPATGLDLLGMSYDNTGALTANSWRHVAFVETDAHWLMMSDVCKHCTRAACLDVCPTGSLFRTEFGTVVVQEDICNGCGYCIPACPYGVIDQRRDDGRAWKCTLCYDRIGAGMTPACAQACPTESIQYGPLDELRDRAQSRVQLLHDAGVPEARLYGHDPADGVGGDGAFFLLLDEPEVYGLPPDPVVTTRDLPRMWRRAGAAALVMAAVTVAAFLGGSS; via the coding sequence ATGACTGAGACGATCACCAGATACGAGCCGGGGGAGCCGGCTGCGGCCGCCGGGTACGTCGACGCGCCACCCCGGATGGGGTTCTTCACCGATACCACCCTCTGCATCGGCTGCAAGGCCTGCGAGGTGGCCTGCAAGGAGTGGAACCAGGTGCCCGCCACCGGGCTGGACCTGCTCGGCATGTCGTACGACAACACCGGCGCGTTGACCGCCAACTCGTGGCGGCACGTCGCCTTCGTCGAGACCGACGCGCACTGGCTGATGATGTCCGACGTGTGTAAGCACTGCACCCGCGCGGCCTGCCTGGACGTCTGCCCGACCGGCTCGCTGTTCCGCACCGAGTTCGGCACGGTCGTGGTGCAGGAGGACATCTGCAACGGCTGCGGCTACTGCATCCCGGCCTGTCCGTACGGCGTGATCGACCAGCGCCGCGACGACGGCCGAGCCTGGAAGTGCACGCTCTGCTACGACCGGATCGGGGCGGGGATGACCCCGGCCTGTGCGCAGGCCTGCCCCACCGAGTCGATCCAGTACGGGCCACTCGACGAACTGCGGGACCGGGCCCAGTCCCGGGTGCAACTGCTGCACGACGCAGGTGTCCCCGAGGCCCGACTGTACGGACACGACCCGGCCGACGGGGTCGGCGGTGACGGTGCCTTCTTCCTGCTGCTGGACGAGCCCGAGGTGTACGGCCTGCCCCCCGATCCGGTGGTGACCACCCGGGACCTGCCCCGGATGTGGCGGCGTGCCGGGGCCGCAGCCCTGGTCATGGCGGCCGTCACGGTCGCCGCGTTCCTGGGCGGGTCGTCGTGA
- the nrfD gene encoding NrfD/PsrC family molybdoenzyme membrane anchor subunit, protein MSRDGVTVPPLNFESYYGRPIIKAPVWRWDIPAYLFTGGLAAGSALIAVGADLTGRSALRRSGRLASLAAVGASTYFLVHDLGRPARFHHMLRVAKPTSPMSVGTWILAVFGPAAGAAAVSEVGPWLPRHGLFGLARRIAPPVGRAAGVVSAAMAPALATYTGVLLADTAVPSWHEAYPWLPFLFSGSALAGAAGLNLVAAPRAEAGPLRRLVVAAAGLELAAGRRVERMGLVSDPYRTGPAGVLLRAGRALLVAGTVGALLGRRSRVVSALSGVALLASSAATRFAVFQAGLTSARDPRYTVLPQRQRLTEAAAAADN, encoded by the coding sequence GTGAGCCGCGACGGCGTCACCGTCCCGCCCCTGAATTTCGAGTCCTACTACGGCCGCCCCATCATCAAGGCCCCGGTGTGGCGGTGGGACATTCCCGCGTACCTCTTCACCGGCGGCCTGGCCGCCGGCAGTGCGCTGATCGCCGTCGGCGCGGACCTGACCGGGCGCTCGGCGTTACGCCGGTCCGGCCGGCTCGCGTCGCTGGCCGCGGTCGGGGCCAGCACCTACTTCCTGGTCCATGACCTCGGCCGTCCGGCCCGCTTCCACCACATGCTGCGGGTGGCCAAACCCACCTCGCCGATGTCGGTGGGCACCTGGATTCTGGCCGTGTTCGGACCGGCGGCCGGGGCGGCGGCGGTCAGCGAGGTGGGCCCATGGTTGCCCCGACACGGCCTGTTCGGCCTGGCTCGGCGGATAGCGCCCCCGGTCGGCCGGGCCGCCGGTGTGGTCTCCGCCGCGATGGCACCGGCGCTGGCCACGTACACCGGGGTGTTGCTCGCCGACACCGCGGTGCCCTCCTGGCACGAGGCCTACCCCTGGCTTCCGTTCCTCTTCTCGGGCAGCGCCCTGGCCGGTGCCGCCGGCCTGAACCTGGTCGCCGCCCCGCGCGCCGAGGCCGGGCCACTGCGCCGCCTGGTCGTGGCCGCCGCCGGCCTGGAACTGGCCGCTGGCCGCCGGGTCGAACGGATGGGACTGGTCAGCGACCCCTACCGCACCGGCCCGGCCGGGGTCCTGTTGCGTGCGGGGCGGGCACTGCTGGTGGCCGGAACCGTCGGAGCACTACTCGGCCGGCGTAGCCGGGTGGTGTCGGCGCTGTCCGGCGTGGCCCTGCTCGCCTCCTCGGCGGCGACCCGGTTCGCCGTCTTCCAGGCCGGACTCACCTCCGCCCGAGACCCGAGATACACCGTCCTCCCGCAGCGGCAGCGGCTGACCGAGGCCGCTGCGGCAGCCGACAACTGA